Proteins from a genomic interval of Polaribacter sp. Q13:
- a CDS encoding sirohydrochlorin chelatase, protein MKEGILLCGHGTRREAGVKSFKRLVSILKERYQDKYEVDYGFLEFNHPTYEAAVERMYAQGIRKIYALPVILFAGSHAKNDIPYELNTLQGYHDDLTISMGKHIGVSSFLLDLSLKRIEETEKKLPKIDRKETCLVVVGRGTTDPDANSDVAKLTSMLWDGMGFGFATTVYSGTAFPNVEEGLQLVEKLGFKRTIVIPFFFFTGVLLERIYKSVSDMDASSNLEYVYTDPFGADELILQAFDERLHEAKNGIANMNCQLCKYRKQVIGFEEDKGKEQIGHHLNVKGILFEEDEKPNEEENGFASKIKKMLGI, encoded by the coding sequence ATGAAAGAAGGAATTTTATTATGCGGACACGGTACAAGAAGAGAAGCTGGCGTAAAATCGTTTAAACGATTGGTGAGCATTCTTAAAGAGCGTTACCAAGATAAATATGAAGTAGATTATGGCTTTTTAGAATTTAATCATCCTACGTATGAAGCTGCAGTAGAACGCATGTATGCGCAAGGTATTCGAAAAATATATGCATTGCCTGTTATTTTATTTGCGGGTTCCCATGCCAAAAATGACATTCCGTATGAGTTAAATACCTTACAAGGTTATCATGATGATTTAACCATTTCTATGGGAAAACATATTGGTGTAAGTTCTTTTTTACTCGATTTATCGTTAAAAAGGATTGAAGAAACAGAGAAAAAACTACCTAAAATAGATAGAAAAGAAACCTGTTTGGTAGTAGTTGGTAGAGGAACTACAGACCCAGATGCCAATAGCGATGTTGCTAAATTAACAAGCATGCTTTGGGACGGAATGGGCTTTGGTTTTGCCACCACAGTATACAGCGGAACAGCGTTTCCTAATGTAGAGGAAGGTTTACAATTGGTTGAGAAATTAGGTTTTAAACGTACCATTGTAATTCCGTTTTTCTTTTTTACAGGTGTTTTATTAGAGCGAATTTATAAAAGCGTTTCGGATATGGATGCGAGTTCTAATTTAGAATATGTGTACACAGATCCTTTTGGTGCCGATGAATTGATTTTACAGGCCTTTGATGAGCGTTTGCACGAAGCTAAAAACGGAATTGCAAACATGAATTGTCAGTTATGTAAATACAGAAAACAAGTCATTGGTTTCGAAGAAGACAAAGGGAAAGAGCAAATTGGTCATCATCTTAATGTAAAAGGAATTTTATTTGAAGAAGATGAAAAACCAAATGAAGAAGAAAACGGTTTTGCAAGCAAAATTAAAAAAATGTTAGGCATATGA
- a CDS encoding histidinol-phosphate transaminase gives MLNGHGDDLHLIEGEIKHNFSSNVYYKGCSKALLDEVSKHVRLIQSYPSPAASELNKLAAKKFNLKNDQFLFTNGATEAFYLIAQFFSDKKAAIVAPTFSEYEDACKIFKLKYELISRSEIHKTNADLVFICNPNNPTGAIFSKSELELLFQQKPDTTFIIDEAYIEFTNSTESIVSLTEKYINVIVVRSLTKTFTIPGLRLGYVVSDPLNITNLLALKMPWSVNLLAIKAGEYIFNNYKNLQFNCTELIEETAFFKEQLTAIEGIKVCDSTTSYFLVELQRTSAKKLKEYLSTQHQILIRDATNFNGLEGEYIRLSTQSKEANNILIEALKKWI, from the coding sequence ATGCTAAATGGCCACGGCGATGATCTTCATTTAATTGAAGGCGAGATTAAGCACAACTTCAGTTCTAATGTATATTATAAAGGATGCTCTAAAGCGCTGCTTGATGAGGTTTCAAAGCACGTTCGTTTAATACAAAGTTACCCTTCTCCTGCTGCAAGTGAATTGAATAAATTGGCTGCTAAAAAATTCAACCTTAAAAACGATCAGTTTTTGTTTACCAACGGGGCAACCGAAGCTTTTTATCTCATTGCTCAGTTTTTTTCTGATAAAAAGGCAGCAATTGTTGCACCAACTTTTTCGGAATATGAAGATGCTTGTAAAATATTTAAATTAAAATACGAGTTAATTTCTAGATCAGAAATACATAAAACCAATGCCGATTTAGTTTTTATTTGCAATCCTAACAATCCTACGGGAGCTATTTTTTCTAAAAGCGAATTAGAACTTCTTTTTCAACAAAAACCAGATACTACTTTTATTATTGATGAAGCTTATATCGAGTTTACTAACAGTACAGAATCTATTGTTTCATTAACAGAAAAGTACATCAATGTAATAGTTGTCCGTTCCTTAACAAAAACATTTACCATTCCGGGTTTGCGTCTTGGTTATGTAGTTTCAGATCCCTTAAATATTACCAATCTTTTAGCTTTAAAAATGCCTTGGAGCGTAAATTTATTGGCAATAAAAGCAGGAGAATATATTTTTAACAATTATAAAAACCTTCAATTTAATTGTACTGAGTTAATAGAAGAAACTGCTTTTTTTAAAGAACAACTTACCGCCATAGAAGGCATAAAAGTTTGTGATAGTACTACTTCTTATTTTTTAGTTGAATTACAGCGTACATCAGCAAAAAAACTTAAAGAATATTTAAGTACACAACATCAAATTCTTATAAGAGACGCTACAAACTTTAATGGATTAGAAGGAGAATATATTCGGCTTTCTACTCAAAGTAAAGAAGCTAATAACATATTAATTGAAGCTTTAAAAAAATGGATTTAA
- the bluB gene encoding 5,6-dimethylbenzimidazole synthase, with translation MNKFTSENIETLEQIILARRDVRGNRFTDEPVVQADLDKILFAGVNAPSVGFSQPWEFVVIKDLDIRNKIKDSFFEENEKAKSLFEGKKADAYTQLKLEGIVESPLNIAVFYKPSEHPVLGQTTMKEAGVYSVVCAIQNMWLMARALNVGLGWVSILNPDKVKTILNAPKDRQLIGYLCLGHVDKFYENPELERLQWEKRKNINDVVIKDSY, from the coding sequence ATGAACAAATTTACTTCAGAAAATATAGAAACGTTAGAACAGATTATTCTTGCTCGTAGAGATGTAAGAGGGAATCGATTTACGGACGAACCTGTTGTTCAAGCAGATTTAGATAAAATTCTATTTGCTGGAGTAAACGCACCTTCTGTTGGTTTTTCGCAACCGTGGGAGTTTGTTGTGATTAAAGATTTAGACATCAGAAATAAAATAAAGGATAGTTTTTTTGAAGAAAACGAGAAAGCTAAATCCCTTTTTGAAGGAAAAAAAGCAGATGCGTACACCCAATTAAAATTGGAAGGTATTGTAGAATCTCCACTAAATATTGCGGTATTCTACAAACCAAGTGAGCATCCTGTTTTAGGACAAACTACCATGAAAGAAGCGGGCGTGTATTCCGTGGTTTGCGCCATACAAAATATGTGGTTAATGGCAAGAGCGTTAAATGTTGGTTTAGGTTGGGTCAGTATTTTAAATCCTGATAAGGTGAAGACCATATTAAATGCTCCTAAAGACAGACAGCTGATTGGTTATTTGTGTTTAGGACATGTGGATAAATTCTACGAAAACCCAGAATTGGAACGTTTACAATGGGAAAAACGTAAGAATATAAATGATGTTGTTATTAAGGATTCTTATTAA
- the cbiB gene encoding adenosylcobinamide-phosphate synthase CbiB, with translation MDLTSIYILIIAFALDAIFGDPKKLPHLIVGYGNSISFGEKKLNKGASKVLKGALLTILLVGISFVLPYLIIRLLNTYNFPILSLLFSILMLFYCLANKTLIKEGYAVFNTLKNEGLEAGRKRLSWIVGRETDNLSEQQIRIATLETMSENLSDGVIAPLFYFLILGIPGVMAYKMINTLDSMIGYKNDRYISFGKFAAKLDDVANYIPARITALLMLVVQFKLSGISFVFKEGKKHSSPNAGYPEAALAYILDCQFGGPNYYHGKLLKKPFIGSNNRVIKHEEIKTVSRINYAVSILFCLLSIAILLLFQNV, from the coding sequence ATGGATTTAACATCAATTTACATCTTAATAATTGCCTTTGCTTTAGATGCCATTTTTGGAGATCCTAAAAAATTACCGCACCTTATTGTTGGTTACGGAAATAGTATTTCTTTTGGTGAAAAAAAATTAAACAAAGGTGCTTCTAAAGTCCTTAAAGGCGCACTATTAACTATTTTATTGGTTGGTATTTCTTTCGTATTACCTTACCTAATTATTCGTTTATTAAATACGTACAACTTCCCTATCCTCTCTCTTTTATTTTCAATATTAATGTTGTTTTACTGTCTTGCTAACAAAACCTTGATAAAAGAAGGGTACGCCGTTTTTAATACCCTTAAAAATGAAGGTTTAGAAGCCGGTCGAAAACGTTTATCTTGGATTGTAGGACGGGAAACAGATAACTTAAGCGAACAACAAATTAGAATTGCCACGTTAGAAACCATGTCAGAAAACTTAAGTGATGGAGTGATTGCACCTCTTTTTTACTTTTTAATTTTGGGTATTCCTGGGGTAATGGCTTACAAAATGATAAACACATTAGATTCCATGATTGGTTATAAAAATGATCGTTATATATCATTTGGAAAGTTTGCTGCAAAATTAGACGATGTTGCCAATTATATTCCGGCTAGAATTACCGCACTGTTAATGTTGGTTGTTCAATTTAAATTAAGCGGAATTTCTTTTGTTTTTAAAGAAGGAAAAAAACACAGCAGCCCAAATGCAGGTTATCCAGAAGCTGCCTTAGCCTATATTTTAGATTGTCAGTTTGGAGGACCTAATTATTATCACGGAAAATTACTAAAAAAACCTTTTATTGGCAGTAATAACCGTGTAATTAAACACGAAGAAATTAAAACTGTTAGTCGCATTAATTATGCTGTAAGTATCTTATTTTGTCTTTTAAGTATCGCAATTTTATTACTGTTTCAGAATGTCTAA
- a CDS encoding AAA family ATPase — protein sequence MSKLQKKYIITGAPGTGKTTTINLLKNTISCMDEVARKVILEEQKNNSNGLPWDNLNRFSDLVFNVTSQELLISDALVCDRSLLDLEAYLALENKMIPSYLKNFPYKETYHNTIFFAPTWFDIYCQDGQRLQEFDYCLKLEKALLEQYKSKGFKIVFLPKYSAKKRTKLILKYIL from the coding sequence ATGTCTAAACTTCAAAAAAAATACATTATTACAGGAGCTCCAGGTACTGGGAAAACGACTACTATAAACCTTCTAAAAAACACTATTTCTTGTATGGATGAAGTAGCAAGAAAAGTTATTTTAGAGGAACAAAAAAATAACAGTAACGGTTTGCCTTGGGATAACCTTAATCGTTTCTCCGATTTGGTATTCAATGTAACGAGTCAAGAATTATTAATTAGTGATGCTTTAGTTTGTGATAGATCGCTATTAGATTTAGAAGCATACTTAGCTTTAGAAAACAAAATGATTCCCAGTTATCTTAAAAATTTCCCTTATAAAGAGACTTACCATAACACTATTTTTTTTGCACCAACTTGGTTTGATATATACTGCCAAGATGGACAAAGGTTACAAGAATTTGATTATTGCTTAAAACTAGAAAAAGCACTTTTAGAACAATATAAGAGCAAAGGATTTAAAATCGTTTTTTTACCCAAATATTCTGCTAAAAAAAGAACCAAACTGATACTAAAATACATACTTTAA
- the cobJ gene encoding precorrin-3B C(17)-methyltransferase gives MKITVAGLGPGDINYMLPVVKNALQKADVVIGYDYYFQFGASLFKEDAELISMPLGMEEARAHKAIEKAKEDKYVVVIGSGDASIYAMAAIVYEVVSKENHTDIELETLPGVSAFLAAGSKLGAPLGHDFCCISLSDLMTPWNKIEQRIKAAAMGDFVTSLYNPKSKKRHWQLGRLQKIFLAERSPSTPVAIIRHVTRPEEELKITTLGEFNPDDVDMFCLVMIGNSQTYRFKDYLVTPRGYLNRKPHTGKEIQQESFRIVTEHIKDLPFAIADKWAITRVIHTTGILEDFKHYSATPEAIENWHQHLKNGGEIVTDVTMVQAGITKAFIKEYGNQIHCLLNDEEAQELAKSANITRSQAGIRKAIEKHPNALYVVGNAPTALFEIVDQLRDNKTFKPVGVVGVPVGFVNVLESKEQLSQIKNTDWVIIEGNRGGSNVAAAIVNAAFTLLEASTYFKS, from the coding sequence ATGAAAATAACTGTAGCAGGCTTAGGTCCTGGAGATATCAATTATATGTTACCCGTAGTTAAAAATGCTTTACAAAAAGCAGATGTAGTTATTGGTTACGACTATTATTTTCAATTTGGAGCCTCTTTATTTAAAGAAGATGCAGAACTAATTTCTATGCCATTAGGTATGGAAGAAGCAAGGGCACATAAAGCTATTGAAAAAGCAAAAGAAGACAAATATGTTGTGGTTATTGGTTCTGGTGATGCCAGTATTTATGCCATGGCGGCGATAGTTTACGAGGTGGTTTCTAAAGAAAATCATACTGATATTGAATTAGAAACTTTACCAGGGGTTTCGGCATTTTTAGCTGCCGGAAGTAAATTAGGTGCGCCATTAGGTCACGATTTTTGTTGTATTTCTCTTTCTGACTTGATGACACCATGGAATAAAATTGAGCAACGAATTAAAGCTGCTGCAATGGGCGATTTTGTAACGAGCTTATACAACCCAAAAAGTAAAAAGAGACATTGGCAATTAGGGAGATTGCAAAAAATATTTTTAGCAGAACGCTCACCTTCCACTCCAGTTGCCATTATAAGACACGTAACACGACCAGAAGAAGAACTTAAAATAACCACGCTGGGCGAATTTAACCCTGATGATGTAGATATGTTTTGCTTGGTGATGATTGGAAACTCGCAAACCTATCGTTTTAAAGACTATTTAGTGACTCCTAGAGGATACTTAAACAGAAAACCACACACAGGTAAAGAAATTCAGCAAGAAAGCTTTAGAATCGTTACCGAACACATTAAAGATTTGCCTTTTGCTATTGCTGATAAATGGGCAATAACGAGAGTTATTCATACTACAGGAATTTTAGAAGATTTTAAGCATTATTCGGCAACGCCAGAAGCGATTGAAAATTGGCATCAACATCTTAAAAATGGTGGAGAAATTGTGACCGATGTTACCATGGTACAAGCAGGAATTACAAAAGCTTTTATAAAGGAATACGGCAACCAAATTCATTGTTTGTTAAATGATGAAGAGGCACAAGAATTAGCAAAATCAGCAAATATTACCCGTTCTCAAGCAGGAATTAGAAAAGCAATTGAAAAACACCCAAATGCATTATATGTTGTCGGGAATGCACCTACTGCTTTGTTTGAAATTGTAGATCAACTAAGAGATAATAAAACCTTTAAACCTGTTGGTGTTGTTGGTGTTCCGGTTGGTTTTGTAAATGTATTAGAATCAAAAGAACAGTTATCTCAAATTAAAAATACAGATTGGGTAATTATAGAAGGCAACAGAGGTGGTAGTAATGTTGCAGCTGCTATTGTAAATGCCGCTTTTACGTTACTCGAAGCATCCACCTATTTTAAATCTTAA
- the cobA gene encoding uroporphyrinogen-III C-methyltransferase, producing the protein MNKNISILGLGWLGLPLALQLQKKGYTINGCTTSLSSLKSFSKYSFQTNRIKIEADKIIGDWESFIHETSTLIINFPPKRIDNIETIHPLQIAQIIKHTPQNVKVIFVSSTSVYQNTNNLIDETVKCVPEKASGIGLIKAEELLKQYFGSNLTILRLAGLIGPKRHPGRFLANKKQLKNPNVPVNLIHLKDSIGLIEAILEQDCFGEIINGCADVHPKRKEYYKNAAIQLNLPAPIFGENTAQDFKIVDNSKSKSILNYEYQFANPELIFTKDKLPEISIVGAGPGNKNLLTLKAFEAIQNAEIILHDNLISEEIMNINTTAARIYVGRKFGDKEDPQARQHKINELLKTHCEMGNKVIRLKSGDPYIYGRAAEEVRFLKKHQLPFTVIPGISAALAAASAMSIPVTERGFSNAFLICTAHTADYSTTQLKGIAEMLNAGNTLALYMGSKSLDKIIPKLIAVCNNPNIPINAISNVSRDNEILLTSTLENIEKDIITQKLPMPVVFLIGANPIN; encoded by the coding sequence ATGAATAAAAACATCTCTATATTAGGTTTAGGTTGGTTAGGATTGCCATTGGCATTACAGCTACAAAAAAAAGGTTACACAATTAATGGCTGCACAACTTCGCTAAGTAGTTTAAAATCGTTCTCTAAATATTCGTTTCAAACGAATAGAATAAAAATTGAAGCTGATAAAATTATTGGAGATTGGGAGTCTTTTATACATGAAACCTCTACGTTAATTATCAATTTTCCGCCAAAGCGGATTGATAATATTGAAACCATACACCCGCTTCAGATAGCGCAAATTATAAAGCACACACCCCAAAATGTAAAGGTAATTTTTGTAAGTTCTACTTCTGTATACCAAAACACCAATAATCTAATAGACGAAACAGTAAAATGTGTTCCAGAAAAAGCATCTGGTATTGGGTTGATAAAAGCCGAAGAATTATTAAAACAGTATTTTGGAAGTAACCTAACTATTTTACGTTTGGCAGGATTAATTGGTCCAAAACGTCATCCCGGAAGGTTTCTTGCCAACAAAAAGCAATTAAAAAACCCGAATGTTCCGGTAAACCTCATTCACTTAAAAGATAGTATTGGGTTAATTGAAGCTATTTTAGAGCAAGATTGTTTTGGCGAAATTATAAATGGTTGTGCAGATGTGCATCCTAAAAGAAAGGAATATTATAAAAACGCTGCCATACAATTAAACTTGCCTGCTCCTATTTTTGGAGAAAACACTGCCCAAGATTTTAAAATTGTTGACAATTCTAAATCGAAATCAATCTTAAATTACGAATATCAGTTTGCAAATCCAGAATTGATTTTCACAAAAGACAAATTGCCAGAAATAAGCATTGTGGGCGCAGGTCCTGGTAATAAAAATTTATTAACGTTAAAAGCTTTTGAAGCCATTCAGAATGCTGAAATTATTTTACATGATAATTTAATATCAGAAGAAATAATGAATATCAATACAACTGCAGCACGTATTTATGTAGGTAGAAAATTTGGCGATAAAGAAGATCCACAAGCTCGACAGCATAAAATAAACGAATTGCTAAAAACACATTGCGAAATGGGGAACAAAGTAATTCGTCTAAAATCTGGTGATCCATATATTTACGGTCGCGCTGCAGAAGAGGTTCGTTTTTTAAAGAAACATCAACTCCCTTTTACAGTTATTCCAGGTATATCAGCAGCTTTAGCAGCAGCAAGCGCAATGAGTATACCTGTTACAGAAAGAGGTTTTTCTAATGCTTTTTTAATTTGCACAGCACATACTGCAGATTATTCTACAACACAACTTAAGGGAATTGCAGAAATGCTAAATGCAGGCAACACTTTGGCGCTTTATATGGGCTCTAAAAGTTTAGATAAAATCATTCCGAAATTAATAGCCGTTTGTAACAATCCAAACATCCCGATTAATGCTATTTCTAATGTTTCTAGAGATAATGAAATTTTATTGACATCAACATTAGAAAACATCGAAAAAGATATCATTACACAAAAACTACCAATGCCTGTAGTATTTTTAATAGGTGCAAACCCAATAAATTAA
- a CDS encoding ferredoxin, translated as MGKNIANTTHTFFFCDGGSCQKAGSEKVVREARAYLRNNEHWNNTHTIKTRCNGRCEDAPTCIVHPGEFWYKELTPEKITHIVKGHINNDCPLETELLFKKGWQKHASDKEIPPFKPKPFELKNDTELGDCLITRGFSSDQYLYPLFLYFAENPKGITLSMAGDKPIPFTEITAVNYAKTYTLELETATDCISLTIAGVPKDNKELQQSKISSTEYFYQKNVNQTGIRFKNKFGEVLGIIKFDSIENLAWKYCTKIQLQNTSQDLTSL; from the coding sequence ATGGGAAAAAACATAGCCAATACAACACATACTTTTTTCTTTTGCGACGGAGGTTCTTGCCAAAAAGCAGGAAGCGAAAAAGTAGTAAGAGAAGCTCGAGCTTATTTACGTAACAATGAACATTGGAATAATACGCATACTATTAAAACTAGATGTAACGGAAGATGTGAAGATGCACCAACCTGTATTGTGCATCCTGGAGAATTTTGGTATAAAGAACTTACTCCAGAAAAAATTACTCATATTGTTAAAGGACATATAAATAATGATTGTCCGTTAGAAACAGAATTATTGTTTAAAAAAGGATGGCAAAAACATGCATCAGATAAAGAAATACCTCCTTTTAAACCAAAACCGTTTGAATTAAAAAACGATACCGAATTAGGCGATTGCCTTATTACCCGTGGTTTTAGTTCTGACCAATATTTATACCCCTTATTTTTATATTTCGCTGAAAACCCAAAAGGAATAACGCTATCTATGGCTGGTGATAAACCAATTCCGTTTACAGAAATAACTGCTGTAAACTATGCTAAAACTTACACGCTAGAATTAGAAACAGCCACCGATTGTATTTCACTTACCATTGCTGGTGTGCCTAAAGACAATAAAGAATTACAACAATCTAAAATTTCTAGTACAGAATATTTTTATCAAAAAAACGTAAACCAAACAGGTATCCGTTTTAAAAATAAATTTGGAGAAGTTTTGGGAATCATCAAATTTGATTCTATAGAAAATTTGGCCTGGAAATATTGTACTAAAATTCAATTACAAAACACGAGTCAAGATTTAACATCGCTATGA
- a CDS encoding TonB-dependent receptor: MLKRIILCSVWYVFYSQSVFAQNGIITGKVINKDTKGGIYQVSIEVNNETILGITNEMGEFSIKPKKFPIKLTFLLLGYHQKTITVKKATSNLNITLEREATQLSEIVVSSKKEEALGVQQVSKISLLLRPISSSQDFLKSVPGLFIAQHAGGGKAEQIFLRGFDNDHGTDFAIQVDDIGINLGSHAHGQGYADLHFLIPETIKTVDYFKGPHEISIGDFAVSGAAKFTSKDMLHDNLVKLEYGQYDFVRALAMVSLLDKKNFLTKNYETAYISIEGTFNNSFFDSKQNLRKLNTFSKYTVELTEKQKLKASISTFSSDWNASGQIPLRAVESGLIDRFGAIDDTEGGDTQRVHVNLQLDSEISDDVALSNQLYYVHNKYNLFSNFTFFQNDPVNGDMIHQYESRDIYAYKGNISFKDAFQLPNSTTTLGWFVEYNNNTIGLSNTIGRTFRVQVNQFDIKQTNYGLFLKERIQIAPKLNVLAGFRGDFYDFNLKEIFPTVSEGSRSSFRFSPKISIFYDITKKLQLYAKASSGFHSNYANAAVKNKEITPLPKAIGYDLGTEFKIGKNLIGNLAGFYLKSDAEFVFVSDGFEFENKGRSERLGGEASFRYQPQPYFWLDTDLNYSYGTLLDAPKGDNKIPSAPRFSATGGATFRFQNGIKASLRYRYLGERPLIEDESVFADDYFITDLVVNYSTSKYQIGLSVENLFNNEWTEAVFYDSSQLKVEPEPVDDIHFTPGTPLLAKISLTYFF; this comes from the coding sequence ATGTTAAAAAGAATTATTTTATGCAGTGTATGGTATGTGTTTTATTCACAGTCCGTATTCGCACAAAATGGAATTATTACTGGAAAGGTAATAAACAAAGACACCAAAGGTGGAATTTATCAAGTAAGTATTGAAGTAAACAATGAAACTATTTTAGGAATCACCAACGAAATGGGTGAATTCTCTATCAAACCTAAAAAGTTTCCAATCAAATTGACGTTCCTTTTACTTGGCTATCATCAAAAGACAATTACAGTAAAAAAAGCTACCTCCAATTTAAACATCACTTTAGAACGAGAAGCTACACAACTATCAGAAATAGTTGTCAGTTCTAAAAAAGAAGAAGCTTTAGGCGTTCAACAAGTATCCAAAATTTCTTTATTATTAAGACCAATAAGTAGTTCTCAAGATTTTTTAAAATCTGTACCAGGGTTATTTATAGCACAACACGCTGGTGGCGGAAAAGCAGAACAAATTTTCCTTAGAGGTTTTGATAATGATCACGGAACTGATTTTGCTATTCAGGTGGATGATATTGGTATCAACTTAGGTTCTCATGCACATGGTCAAGGATATGCCGATTTGCACTTTTTAATTCCAGAAACTATTAAAACGGTAGATTACTTTAAAGGTCCGCACGAGATTTCAATAGGAGATTTTGCGGTTTCTGGTGCTGCTAAATTTACCTCTAAAGATATGTTACATGACAATCTTGTAAAATTAGAGTATGGTCAATATGATTTTGTAAGAGCTTTAGCAATGGTTTCTCTTTTAGATAAAAAGAATTTTTTAACCAAAAATTACGAAACCGCTTATATTAGTATTGAAGGAACTTTTAATAACAGTTTTTTTGATAGCAAGCAAAATCTTAGAAAATTAAATACTTTTTCTAAATATACGGTAGAACTTACAGAAAAGCAAAAACTAAAAGCATCTATATCTACTTTTAGTAGTGATTGGAATGCTTCCGGACAAATTCCGTTAAGAGCTGTAGAAAGTGGTTTAATAGATCGTTTTGGAGCTATTGATGATACAGAAGGTGGTGATACTCAAAGAGTGCATGTTAATTTACAATTAGATTCAGAAATTTCTGATGATGTAGCACTTTCAAATCAATTGTATTATGTTCATAATAAATACAATCTGTTTTCAAACTTTACATTTTTTCAAAACGATCCTGTAAATGGAGATATGATTCACCAATATGAAAGTCGTGATATTTATGCATATAAAGGTAATATTTCATTTAAAGATGCTTTTCAATTACCAAATAGTACAACAACCTTAGGTTGGTTTGTTGAGTACAATAATAATACAATAGGATTAAGTAATACAATTGGTAGAACTTTTAGAGTACAAGTAAATCAGTTTGATATTAAACAAACTAATTATGGTCTATTTTTAAAAGAAAGAATTCAAATTGCACCTAAACTAAATGTTTTAGCAGGTTTTAGAGGTGATTTTTATGATTTTAATTTAAAAGAAATATTCCCAACAGTTTCAGAAGGAAGTAGAAGTTCTTTTAGGTTTAGTCCTAAAATAAGTATCTTTTATGATATTACTAAAAAACTTCAATTATACGCAAAAGCTAGTTCTGGTTTTCATTCGAATTATGCCAATGCCGCAGTAAAAAATAAAGAAATAACTCCGCTACCAAAAGCAATTGGTTATGATTTAGGTACAGAATTTAAAATAGGAAAAAACTTAATCGGTAACCTTGCTGGTTTTTATTTAAAAAGTGATGCTGAATTTGTTTTTGTTTCTGATGGTTTTGAATTTGAAAACAAAGGACGTTCGGAACGTTTAGGAGGAGAAGCTTCTTTTAGATACCAACCACAACCTTACTTTTGGTTAGATACAGATTTAAATTACAGTTACGGAACCTTATTAGACGCTCCAAAAGGCGATAATAAAATTCCGAGTGCTCCAAGATTTAGTGCTACCGGTGGAGCAACATTCCGTTTTCAAAACGGTATTAAAGCATCATTACGTTATCGTTATTTAGGAGAAAGACCACTAATTGAAGATGAATCAGTATTTGCTGATGATTATTTTATTACAGATTTAGTAGTTAATTATTCAACTTCAAAATACCAGATAGGACTGTCCGTAGAAAACCTATTTAACAATGAATGGACAGAAGCCGTTTTTTATGATTCTTCACAATTAAAAGTAGAACCTGAACCTGTAGATGATATACATTTTACACCAGGAACACCTTTATTAGCAAAAATAAGTTTAACATATTTCTTTTAA
- the cobI gene encoding precorrin-2 C(20)-methyltransferase, whose amino-acid sequence MIAGKIYGVSLGPGDADLITLKGLKALQQADKIYYPGSLFKDGRKVSYSLSILENYDLDATKLVGFHLKMDLERAQAKEIYETTFQQILADYKKGLSIAIVSEGDISTFSSFSYLLEKIQAHQLTIHLIPGISSYLHLAAESKMPLCLQNEKVVVIPRIQTQEELEEAIAHFDTVVLMKIISVVDIITDVIDHKKHSITYAERLGTDQQFITTDWAIATQRETPYFSLIIIKKINK is encoded by the coding sequence ATGATAGCAGGTAAAATTTACGGCGTTTCATTAGGTCCTGGTGATGCTGATTTAATTACGCTAAAAGGTTTAAAAGCCTTACAACAAGCTGATAAAATATATTATCCGGGTTCTTTATTTAAAGACGGAAGAAAAGTAAGTTATTCGCTTTCTATCTTAGAAAATTATGATTTAGACGCTACTAAATTAGTCGGTTTTCATCTAAAGATGGATTTAGAAAGAGCGCAAGCCAAAGAAATTTACGAAACCACCTTTCAGCAAATTCTAGCTGATTATAAAAAAGGATTGTCAATCGCCATTGTAAGCGAAGGAGACATTAGTACGTTTAGTTCTTTTTCTTATCTATTAGAAAAAATACAAGCACATCAATTAACCATTCATTTAATTCCGGGTATTAGCTCTTATTTGCATCTAGCAGCAGAAAGTAAAATGCCTTTGTGTTTACAAAACGAAAAAGTAGTTGTTATTCCGCGTATACAAACACAGGAAGAGTTAGAAGAAGCGATTGCGCATTTTGACACCGTAGTATTAATGAAAATTATATCGGTTGTAGACATTATTACCGACGTAATAGATCACAAAAAACATAGCATTACCTATGCAGAACGCTTAGGCACCGATCAACAATTTATAACAACCGATTGGGCAATTGCAACACAAAGAGAAACCCCTTATTTTTCTCTTATCATCATTAAAAAAATAAACAAATGA